A genomic segment from Alteribacillus bidgolensis encodes:
- a CDS encoding heme ABC transporter ATP-binding protein has product MLELKGVAGGYGSVPVVKNVNFQVNAGEILGIIGPNGSGKSTLLKFIYGFLQPEKGQIVIDDQPLTSYSQKNLAKKIAVLPQQTDSAFSYTVRQVVELGRYPHQTGWFSSNSEKDEKVVNKAMNDTGVFSFADQPIDSLSGGEKQRVLLARALAQEPDILLLDEPTNHLDISYQLSLLDTLKDWTNSKQLTVIAVLHDLNMAAMYSHRILLMDQGQQIALDKPSYVLEKTVLEKVYDAHLQRKEHPSVPSPLITLEPSDRSFEQPSDLLNTLTFDETEERVCISSRFYWKTLSSAVIGAGFGWHRFFVNRHVDKDYDCDNPQEEYGAYLQNISLETADTVGMMTAALLKDGSFIRLKDSEGDVLVYATAGTSNAVDVSKAYENAVQSFTIGTINIWIFIDGKLTEAAYAQVMMTATEAKSKALLDHKIIDNHTRTLATGTSTDSMLVAAVHSGKEYMYGGTASPLGKKIGKAVYDAVAETLEKYNQRKNENEEWE; this is encoded by the coding sequence TTGCTCGAGTTAAAAGGTGTAGCTGGCGGCTACGGATCTGTTCCAGTAGTAAAGAATGTTAATTTTCAAGTGAATGCTGGTGAAATATTGGGAATTATCGGCCCTAATGGAAGCGGGAAATCAACATTATTAAAATTCATCTATGGATTTCTTCAGCCAGAAAAAGGTCAGATAGTGATTGATGATCAACCTCTTACCAGCTATTCTCAAAAGAACTTAGCCAAAAAGATTGCTGTTCTTCCTCAACAGACAGATAGTGCTTTTTCTTATACGGTAAGACAGGTAGTTGAGCTTGGAAGATATCCTCATCAAACCGGCTGGTTTTCTTCTAACAGTGAAAAAGATGAAAAAGTAGTCAATAAAGCTATGAACGATACCGGGGTTTTTTCATTTGCTGACCAGCCCATTGATAGTTTAAGCGGAGGAGAAAAGCAAAGAGTGCTGTTAGCCAGGGCTTTGGCGCAAGAACCTGATATTTTACTTTTAGATGAACCAACCAACCATTTGGATATCTCCTATCAGCTCAGTTTACTTGATACGTTAAAAGATTGGACCAATTCAAAACAATTAACAGTAATAGCTGTACTGCATGACCTAAACATGGCAGCCATGTACAGTCATCGGATTCTTCTGATGGACCAGGGACAGCAAATAGCACTTGATAAACCATCGTATGTCTTGGAAAAGACAGTATTAGAGAAAGTTTACGACGCCCATCTGCAAAGAAAAGAGCATCCTTCCGTTCCGAGTCCGCTCATTACCTTAGAACCTTCTGACAGATCATTTGAACAGCCATCGGATTTACTTAATACGTTGACCTTTGATGAAACAGAAGAGAGAGTTTGCATTTCTTCTCGGTTTTATTGGAAAACTTTATCATCAGCAGTTATTGGAGCAGGATTTGGCTGGCATCGATTTTTTGTTAACCGGCACGTCGATAAAGACTATGATTGTGATAATCCACAAGAAGAGTACGGTGCTTATCTTCAAAATATTTCTTTGGAAACCGCCGATACTGTGGGAATGATGACGGCTGCTTTATTGAAAGACGGCTCATTCATACGTTTGAAAGATTCGGAAGGGGATGTTCTTGTCTACGCTACTGCCGGCACTTCTAATGCTGTTGACGTCTCTAAAGCATATGAAAATGCAGTCCAGTCTTTTACAATCGGCACGATTAATATTTGGATATTTATTGATGGTAAACTAACCGAGGCTGCATACGCTCAAGTTATGATGACAGCAACAGAAGCTAAATCAAAAGCTTTGCTAGATCATAAAATCATCGATAATCACACTAGAACACTTGCTACAGGTACGTCTACAGATAGTATGTTAGTAGCTGCTGTTCACAGTGGCAAAGAATATATGTATGGGGGTACAGCATCTCCTCTCGGGAAGAAAATCGGTAAAGCTGTGTATGATGCAGTTGCAGAAACATTAGAAAAATATAATCAAAGAAAGAATGAGAATGAAGAATGGGAATAA
- the cbiB gene encoding adenosylcobinamide-phosphate synthase CbiB, whose protein sequence is MGIIAAHLLAITISYLLDKLFGDPHFSFHPVVLMGRMISYIEKKWNKGRCIKGKGILASLLPAILLLGLSYVLTFAAYKFSIWTGILTEALIIWFMIGGTSMVKEAKLIYRYLLQDDLAKAREQTAMIVSRNTHQMDDTQITRSVLESTGENIADSVTAPFFYAFIGGAPLAVFYRYINTSDAMIGYTSKRFKQFGWAAARSDDVLNYIPARLTALVMTLTVWKIKASSWRATLLVIKHYAPLHESPNSGYGEAAMAGILHVKLGGPTPYLDKWVKRPHFGNGDRFLHAELIKEGLIVWHLSIIYFISLLWITGGFYYVLA, encoded by the coding sequence ATGGGAATAATTGCTGCCCACCTTCTCGCCATTACTATTTCATATCTACTAGACAAATTATTTGGGGACCCGCACTTTTCATTTCATCCGGTAGTATTAATGGGACGGATGATTTCTTATATAGAGAAAAAATGGAATAAAGGGCGTTGTATTAAAGGAAAAGGTATTCTTGCTAGTCTTCTTCCGGCCATTTTATTGTTAGGTCTTTCTTATGTTTTAACGTTTGCAGCATATAAGTTTTCAATATGGACAGGTATTTTAACAGAAGCGCTTATCATATGGTTTATGATCGGCGGCACAAGTATGGTGAAAGAAGCCAAACTAATATACCGTTATTTATTGCAGGATGATTTAGCAAAAGCTAGAGAACAAACTGCGATGATTGTATCTAGAAATACACATCAAATGGATGATACACAAATTACTCGTTCTGTATTAGAAAGTACTGGAGAAAATATTGCAGATAGTGTGACAGCTCCGTTCTTTTATGCTTTCATCGGCGGTGCGCCGTTAGCTGTCTTTTATCGTTATATTAATACATCTGATGCGATGATTGGCTACACTTCCAAACGTTTTAAGCAATTTGGCTGGGCAGCTGCCCGGTCTGATGATGTTTTAAATTACATACCAGCAAGGCTGACTGCATTAGTGATGACGTTGACGGTTTGGAAAATAAAAGCATCTTCTTGGCGTGCGACACTATTAGTAATTAAACATTACGCTCCCTTACATGAAAGTCCAAACAGCGGGTACGGGGAAGCAGCAATGGCGGGAATTTTACATGTAAAACTTGGCGGGCCAACACCTTACCTGGATAAATGGGTAAAGCGTCCTCATTTTGGCAATGGAGATCGCTTTTTACATGCTGAGCTTATTAAAGAAGGATTAATAGTGTGGCACCTTTCTATTATTTATTTTATCAGTTTACTATGGATAACAGGAGGGTTTTATTATGTCTTGGCCTGA
- the cobD gene encoding threonine-phosphate decarboxylase CobD has translation MSWPEHGAMPAALSEQLSQARCRKIIDFSVNTNPFGPPADLKRKLKEWTGTIYQYSDPSHRTLREHMAEKISCKPTQVLPGNGGAELIFAAARLFANKKVVLIEPTFTEYKQALQANGADVVSFYTKEETKWQWSFQELQPLLEKADGIWFCHPNNPTGSISAEEEIVQLLTYCRANNKLLVVDEAFYDFQQDPFLFHRYIKENDPIILLRSMTKMYAVPGLRLGYMLASDKLVEKVNNYLPPWNVNSIAEQAMNYLLNQEAFVGQTVHRIHKEKKRVLKELQTLKEIEVFPSAVNFYLIRHIKNMDMRPLLTFLAQEGIHARHTYHFPGLDGKYLRLAVKTKSENDQLLQSLARWSGGC, from the coding sequence ATGTCTTGGCCTGAACACGGAGCGATGCCGGCGGCTCTTTCTGAACAACTGAGTCAAGCCCGATGCAGGAAAATAATAGATTTTAGTGTGAATACCAACCCTTTTGGACCTCCCGCTGATTTAAAAAGAAAACTAAAAGAATGGACAGGTACTATTTACCAGTATTCTGATCCCAGTCACCGCACATTAAGAGAACATATGGCGGAGAAAATCAGCTGCAAGCCTACTCAAGTGCTGCCTGGTAATGGAGGAGCAGAATTGATTTTTGCAGCAGCTAGACTTTTTGCTAATAAAAAAGTTGTTTTAATAGAACCGACTTTTACAGAATATAAACAAGCATTACAAGCAAATGGTGCAGACGTTGTTTCTTTTTACACAAAAGAAGAAACGAAATGGCAATGGTCATTTCAAGAGCTGCAGCCATTACTAGAAAAAGCAGATGGCATATGGTTTTGTCATCCGAACAATCCTACCGGAAGTATCTCTGCTGAAGAAGAAATAGTGCAGCTTTTAACATACTGCCGTGCCAATAATAAACTATTAGTAGTAGATGAGGCCTTTTATGATTTTCAACAAGATCCGTTTTTATTTCATCGTTATATAAAGGAAAATGATCCTATTATTCTACTTCGGTCTATGACAAAAATGTATGCCGTTCCAGGCTTAAGGCTTGGATATATGCTCGCTTCAGACAAATTAGTAGAAAAAGTAAATAACTATTTACCACCATGGAATGTGAACAGTATTGCTGAACAAGCAATGAACTATTTGCTGAATCAAGAAGCATTTGTGGGCCAAACGGTACATCGGATTCATAAAGAAAAAAAACGTGTCTTAAAAGAGTTACAGACTTTAAAAGAGATAGAAGTTTTCCCATCAGCGGTGAACTTTTATTTAATACGGCACATAAAAAACATGGATATGCGGCCTCTTTTAACGTTTTTAGCGCAAGAAGGAATTCATGCTAGACACACTTATCATTTTCCTGGATTAGATGGAAAATATCTTCGATTAGCAGTAAAAACAAAAAGTGAAAATGATCAATTACTACAAAGTCTTGCGAGGTGGAGTGGAGGATGCTGA
- a CDS encoding bifunctional adenosylcobinamide kinase/adenosylcobinamide-phosphate guanylyltransferase, giving the protein MLTFVCGGVRSGKSNWGEKAAEKLRRADGKLIYLATAQPSDEEMKNRILLHQRERQAKCAEWTTIEQSVKLDACADFLRNHDILFLDCLTTWLSNEMFIDFNRQLQPKDIKRRIIAAVAALERACNHVIIISNDLFHEPIPHDKHVYRYIRVLGELHQYFVHHAKTAVKMEAGRPVVMKGEVLR; this is encoded by the coding sequence ATGCTGACTTTTGTGTGCGGTGGTGTAAGAAGCGGAAAAAGCAATTGGGGAGAAAAAGCTGCAGAAAAATTAAGACGAGCAGACGGAAAGCTTATATATTTAGCAACTGCGCAGCCAAGTGATGAGGAAATGAAAAATAGAATCCTCCTTCATCAAAGAGAACGACAAGCAAAATGTGCAGAATGGACCACCATAGAGCAGTCTGTGAAATTAGATGCCTGTGCAGACTTTTTAAGAAACCATGACATTCTTTTTTTGGATTGTTTAACGACCTGGCTAAGTAATGAAATGTTTATAGATTTTAACAGACAATTACAGCCAAAAGATATAAAACGTCGTATTATTGCAGCGGTAGCAGCCTTAGAGAGAGCCTGCAATCACGTCATTATTATTAGTAATGACTTGTTTCACGAACCTATCCCCCATGACAAACACGTGTACAGGTACATAAGGGTACTCGGAGAACTCCACCAATACTTTGTCCACCATGCAAAAACAGCAGTGAAAATGGAAGCAGGCAGACCAGTAGTGATGAAAGGGGAAGTTCTCAGATGA
- a CDS encoding cobyric acid synthase, translated as MKGLIVWGTTSDAGKSYIVTGLCRALANRGLKVAPFKGQNMSNNSYVTLSGHEIGRSQGLQAEAAKVAPTVHMNPVLLKPRSDRSAEVIVQGKSLGSPAAAEYRKSFFEKAKQAVEDSLNTLSKDYDVILMEGAGSPAEVNLMDKDLANLATAEMANVPALLTGDIERGGIFASITGTLNLLPNIHKQRVKGLIVNRFRGDPALFQNGISWLERNTDIPVQGVLPTLDIRMEQEDSLSFAVLNKINSSRKLNIDIAVIAMPYVSNYTDLEPFAAEQDVSVRIVKEAGEFGSPDAVIIPGTRSTIHDYEHLHSKGILEKILEHKDDTFLVGICGGFQMMGELLIDKYGADTGHEGKTAKGLEVFPMRTTFMETKKTTQWKGTFQENGKNIALTGFEIHTGIEEVDYGEEWQPLFNDENNNPEGLISSDKKCFGTYVHHVFHNDNWRNWWLNLLRRRKGLKNMPVVHYSANKDKRLDALGEAVESHLDVSSIIRIMEKGLS; from the coding sequence ATGAAAGGTTTAATCGTGTGGGGAACCACGTCAGATGCAGGCAAAAGTTATATTGTAACGGGATTGTGCCGCGCGCTGGCCAATCGCGGTTTAAAAGTTGCGCCTTTTAAAGGACAAAACATGTCAAACAATTCCTATGTTACATTATCCGGGCATGAAATCGGCAGATCACAAGGTTTGCAAGCAGAAGCAGCGAAAGTTGCTCCTACTGTACATATGAACCCTGTATTATTAAAACCTAGAAGTGACCGGAGCGCAGAAGTAATTGTACAAGGGAAGTCGCTAGGCAGTCCAGCTGCAGCTGAATACCGTAAAAGCTTTTTTGAAAAAGCGAAACAAGCTGTAGAAGATTCGTTAAATACTTTATCAAAAGATTATGACGTCATATTAATGGAGGGTGCAGGCAGTCCTGCAGAAGTTAATTTAATGGATAAAGACCTTGCAAACCTTGCAACGGCAGAAATGGCTAATGTTCCTGCCCTGCTTACTGGTGATATAGAAAGAGGCGGCATTTTTGCAAGTATTACAGGAACCCTTAATCTTCTGCCAAATATTCACAAACAAAGAGTCAAAGGGCTGATTGTTAATCGTTTTCGAGGAGATCCTGCTCTATTTCAAAACGGAATATCCTGGCTGGAGAGAAATACAGACATCCCCGTCCAAGGTGTTCTGCCCACTCTAGACATCAGAATGGAACAAGAAGATTCCCTATCATTTGCTGTTCTTAATAAAATTAACAGTTCTAGAAAGCTAAACATCGATATCGCTGTTATTGCCATGCCTTATGTATCAAATTATACTGATTTAGAACCATTTGCTGCAGAGCAAGATGTATCCGTTCGTATTGTGAAAGAAGCTGGCGAATTCGGTTCACCTGATGCCGTTATCATACCAGGTACAAGAAGTACCATTCATGATTATGAACACTTGCATAGCAAAGGAATTTTAGAAAAAATCCTTGAACATAAAGATGATACCTTCCTTGTTGGGATATGCGGCGGATTTCAAATGATGGGAGAACTGTTAATCGATAAATATGGGGCTGACACCGGGCATGAAGGGAAAACAGCCAAGGGGCTTGAAGTGTTTCCCATGCGTACAACTTTTATGGAAACGAAAAAAACGACTCAATGGAAAGGAACTTTTCAAGAAAACGGGAAAAATATAGCATTAACAGGTTTTGAAATACACACAGGAATAGAAGAAGTCGATTACGGAGAAGAATGGCAGCCGCTTTTTAATGATGAAAATAATAATCCAGAAGGTTTAATCTCATCCGATAAAAAATGTTTCGGCACTTATGTACATCATGTTTTTCATAACGATAACTGGCGGAATTGGTGGCTTAATCTTCTTAGACGAAGGAAAGGACTAAAAAATATGCCAGTAGTTCATTATTCTGCCAATAAAGATAAAAGACTGGATGCTTTGGGAGAAGCAGTGGAATCTCATCTTGATGTGAGCAGCATTATTCGAATAATGGAAAAGGGATTGTCATGA
- a CDS encoding adenosylcobinamide-GDP ribazoletransferase, protein MKEKAHLMLQGFQMAIAFLTVFPSKNGVWKESAARFSIFFFPVCGLFIGAAAVFVIYVLLAPFALPNYIIAFFIVAALLVMHGGLHLDGWMDVSDAAASWQNIEKKLEIMKDSRTGSAAVWTTILLLGGRFLFVLFVLQTDVLAVWFLLFLIPVLTRTAMGHLIIAAPLAKSNGLASWFRKESKKHDTWIVIFICAFLISFLFILQPEFIKAGLFITAIVIAVYWLARYLFFSMFGGINGDMAGALCEGMETVIWLSSALYISYVMV, encoded by the coding sequence ATGAAAGAAAAAGCCCATCTCATGCTGCAAGGTTTTCAGATGGCGATCGCTTTCCTCACTGTGTTTCCTTCAAAAAATGGGGTTTGGAAAGAATCTGCTGCACGTTTTTCGATTTTCTTTTTTCCGGTATGCGGATTATTCATAGGTGCTGCCGCTGTGTTTGTCATTTACGTACTGCTTGCTCCTTTTGCATTGCCCAATTACATTATCGCATTCTTTATAGTTGCTGCACTGTTAGTGATGCATGGAGGACTGCACCTTGATGGCTGGATGGACGTTAGTGATGCGGCAGCTTCTTGGCAGAATATAGAAAAAAAATTAGAAATTATGAAAGACAGCAGAACGGGATCTGCTGCTGTCTGGACAACGATCTTATTACTTGGCGGCCGATTTCTATTTGTTTTATTTGTCCTTCAAACGGATGTTTTGGCCGTATGGTTCCTTCTATTCCTTATTCCTGTTTTAACTCGCACCGCAATGGGACATTTAATTATTGCAGCCCCGCTTGCTAAAAGTAATGGTCTGGCTTCTTGGTTCAGAAAGGAATCTAAAAAGCATGATACTTGGATTGTTATCTTCATATGCGCATTTTTGATAAGTTTTCTATTCATACTTCAACCTGAATTTATCAAGGCTGGGTTGTTTATTACAGCAATAGTTATAGCTGTATACTGGCTTGCACGCTATTTATTTTTCTCTATGTTTGGAGGCATTAATGGTGATATGGCTGGAGCTCTATGTGAGGGGATGGAAACAGTAATATGGTTGAGCAGCGCATTGTATATCTCTTACGTCATGGTATGA
- a CDS encoding histidine phosphatase family protein, translating into MVEQRIVYLLRHGMTHSNFHKQYCGWSNPPLLKSEAERLKCNVRRVFVDEVWCSDLLRAVQTAELLFPNASLRSKKSLREIHFGDFEGKTYEELKGSSAYQAWLKDFFHSTPRNGENLAAFRKRIQYGWGKITKSEQKSIAVVTHSGWIREWCGLYFSESKADYLWNIPYGGGLAARFEIKGGDWHCISLQEVRLTEKKDGF; encoded by the coding sequence ATGGTTGAGCAGCGCATTGTATATCTCTTACGTCATGGTATGACACACAGTAATTTTCATAAACAATACTGCGGCTGGTCGAACCCTCCGTTATTAAAATCAGAGGCAGAACGATTGAAATGTAATGTACGTCGGGTATTTGTAGATGAGGTGTGGTGCAGCGATCTGTTAAGAGCAGTACAGACAGCAGAATTATTATTTCCCAACGCGTCGTTACGTAGTAAAAAAAGCTTAAGGGAAATACATTTTGGAGATTTTGAAGGAAAAACATATGAAGAATTGAAAGGGAGCAGTGCATATCAAGCTTGGCTGAAAGATTTTTTTCATAGCACTCCAAGAAATGGAGAAAATTTAGCGGCTTTTAGAAAACGTATTCAATATGGATGGGGAAAAATAACGAAAAGTGAACAAAAATCGATTGCCGTTGTCACGCATAGCGGGTGGATCAGAGAATGGTGCGGACTTTACTTCTCTGAGAGTAAAGCAGATTATTTATGGAATATACCTTATGGCGGGGGATTGGCCGCAAGATTTGAAATAAAAGGAGGGGATTGGCATTGTATTTCATTACAGGAGGTGCGTTTAACGGAAAAAAAAGATGGGTTTTAA
- a CDS encoding bifunctional adenosylcobinamide kinase/adenosylcobinamide-phosphate guanylyltransferase produces the protein MYFITGGAFNGKKRWVLTNYSYVVKDDCKWYHCYTEKNKHIMNLPYSKESTLVIEGIENSLEEYLKHGHCTAKDFYDRYLLRLITWEQQDEKRKLIIIGTDMTKGVVPMDKGARHFRDELGRLYQKLVQLSDDTIIVWFGLGQSLS, from the coding sequence TTGTATTTCATTACAGGAGGTGCGTTTAACGGAAAAAAAAGATGGGTTTTAACGAATTACTCGTATGTTGTGAAAGATGACTGCAAATGGTATCACTGTTATACAGAAAAAAACAAACACATTATGAACCTGCCCTATTCAAAAGAAAGTACATTAGTGATAGAAGGAATAGAGAACAGTTTAGAAGAATATTTAAAGCATGGTCATTGTACAGCAAAAGATTTTTACGATAGATACTTATTAAGGTTAATAACGTGGGAACAGCAAGATGAGAAAAGAAAACTTATTATTATAGGTACGGATATGACAAAGGGAGTTGTACCAATGGATAAAGGTGCCAGGCATTTTCGAGATGAATTGGGCCGTCTTTATCAAAAGCTTGTTCAATTGTCTGATGACACCATTATTGTGTGGTTCGGACTGGGACAATCATTATCCTAG
- a CDS encoding cob(I)yrinic acid a,c-diamide adenosyltransferase — MRLYTKSGDKGKTSIIGGRRDKDHIRVEAYGTCDELNAFVAKASAVLDKNLFPDIQPELIKIQHELFDCGSDLANIKKDREFKVKDDIITFLEERIDEYIKEPPELERFILPGGSSEAADLHVCRTVARRAERVTAALMKEEEINSEVFKYLNRLSDYFFAAARVVNYRLNVADVEYERSAVVFRSPKKKKEE; from the coding sequence ATGAGACTATATACAAAAAGCGGCGACAAAGGCAAAACTAGCATAATAGGCGGAAGAAGAGATAAAGACCATATAAGAGTAGAAGCTTATGGGACGTGTGATGAATTAAATGCGTTTGTAGCAAAAGCATCGGCCGTGCTTGATAAAAATTTGTTTCCTGACATTCAGCCTGAATTAATTAAAATCCAGCATGAATTATTTGACTGCGGAAGTGATCTTGCCAATATTAAAAAAGATAGAGAATTTAAAGTCAAAGATGATATAATTACTTTTTTAGAAGAGCGTATTGATGAGTACATTAAAGAACCGCCAGAATTGGAACGTTTCATATTGCCAGGAGGTTCTTCTGAAGCAGCGGATTTGCATGTGTGCAGAACGGTGGCAAGAAGAGCAGAACGTGTAACAGCAGCGCTTATGAAAGAAGAAGAAATCAACAGTGAAGTATTCAAATATTTAAACCGGTTATCAGATTACTTTTTTGCAGCAGCGAGGGTGGTCAATTACCGTCTGAACGTAGCAGATGTGGAATATGAAAGAAGTGCTGTCGTATTTCGTTCACCTAAAAAAAAGAAAGAAGAATAG
- a CDS encoding spore germination protein: MNFFKRKKSFQAASPKSKNLSEWLSALSDGNEDFMEEVMETPFGSVKIFYYTTLIDHQRLNVDVLQPLKTNPWRSYKDIQSHVYVDDTEVTKDISTTNEKLLAGCAACQIPGRKEEVLLINAPADVQREVSIPETEFSVIGPREAFVEKLETNIFLIRKRLPIEDLRIRKLKIGTLSSTETAVFYIDGIADKENVNTVIQRINEVNFDDVLGANALAQMIQDHSYTVFPQFVNTERPDRVAASLAEGKIVFMCNGSPEAIIGPSTLVELFSSLEDYYLPWHIASFVRMLRLFSVVFSVLATPIYVSVLTFHYEMIPKDLLSTLIASRSNIPFPPLVEALFLEFTIELLREAGARLPTKVGQTIGIVGGIVIGQASVEAGLTSNILLIVVALAALASFTTPVYQMGNTVRIIRFPFIIFSAMFGVIGIALILAFVIAHLIRLESLGRPYLAPFYPLRFTDWKDTFVRLPYNMFQQRPQQMSPESKVRIKASKKRRKKDIDE, translated from the coding sequence ATGAATTTTTTTAAGCGAAAAAAAAGTTTTCAAGCAGCTTCACCGAAATCAAAAAATTTATCGGAGTGGCTTTCTGCTCTTTCTGATGGAAATGAAGATTTTATGGAAGAAGTCATGGAAACACCATTTGGGAGTGTAAAGATTTTTTACTATACCACGCTTATTGATCATCAAAGGTTAAATGTTGATGTTTTGCAGCCCCTGAAAACAAATCCCTGGAGATCGTATAAAGACATCCAAAGTCATGTATATGTAGACGATACCGAAGTTACCAAAGACATTTCGACAACTAACGAAAAGCTGTTAGCAGGTTGTGCTGCTTGTCAGATTCCTGGCCGAAAAGAAGAAGTTTTATTAATAAATGCTCCGGCTGATGTACAAAGAGAGGTAAGTATTCCAGAAACTGAATTTAGTGTAATCGGTCCGCGGGAGGCTTTTGTAGAAAAACTAGAAACGAATATTTTCCTTATACGAAAACGGCTGCCTATTGAAGACTTGCGGATTCGAAAATTAAAAATAGGGACGTTGTCGAGCACAGAAACAGCTGTTTTTTATATAGATGGCATAGCTGATAAGGAAAATGTGAATACAGTAATCCAACGGATCAATGAAGTTAATTTTGACGATGTTTTAGGGGCTAATGCTTTGGCACAAATGATTCAGGACCACTCTTATACAGTATTTCCACAATTCGTCAATACAGAGAGACCAGATCGTGTGGCTGCTTCATTAGCGGAAGGTAAAATAGTGTTTATGTGTAACGGATCTCCAGAGGCCATTATTGGACCATCGACACTAGTTGAATTATTTTCTTCTCTTGAGGACTATTATCTTCCATGGCATATTGCATCTTTTGTACGTATGCTCCGTTTATTTTCTGTCGTTTTCTCTGTGCTTGCCACACCGATTTATGTATCCGTGCTTACATTCCATTACGAAATGATTCCAAAAGATTTACTGTCTACGTTAATAGCTTCTCGTAGTAATATTCCATTTCCGCCGTTGGTAGAAGCTTTGTTTTTGGAATTTACGATTGAGCTTTTAAGAGAAGCAGGTGCAAGACTGCCCACAAAAGTAGGCCAAACGATTGGTATTGTTGGCGGTATTGTGATTGGGCAGGCTTCTGTGGAAGCAGGTTTAACAAGTAATATTTTGTTAATTGTTGTAGCTCTTGCTGCACTTGCTTCTTTTACAACACCAGTTTACCAAATGGGTAACACAGTCCGTATTATAAGATTTCCATTTATCATTTTCTCGGCAATGTTCGGAGTAATAGGTATTGCTTTAATACTCGCTTTTGTCATTGCTCATTTAATTCGACTTGAATCATTAGGACGTCCTTATTTAGCCCCTTTTTATCCGCTGCGTTTTACAGATTGGAAAGATACATTTGTACGGCTGCCTTATAATATGTTTCAGCAGCGTCCGCAGCAAATGAGCCCAGAATCAAAAGTAAGAATAAAAGCTTCAAAAAAGCGGAGAAAGAAAGATATTGATGAATGA